TGCCCGGCCGGCGTACGGTCGGCGTGCCCGCGATCCGTCTGCGCGGCCATCGGCCCCGACATGTAGGCGAGGATCGCCGCCGACGCGATGAACGCCATGTGGATCACCGTCCCCCACAGCAGGGCGTGGCGGGAGGTGTGGTGGACGTCCACGAACATCTGCAGCAGGTGGACGGAGGAGATGCCGACGATCGCCGTGGCGAGCTTGACCTTCAGCACGTTGGAGTTGACGTGCGAGAGCCATTCGGGCTGGTCGCGGTGGCCCTGGAGGCCGATGCGGGAGACGAACGTCTCGTAGCCGCCGACGATCACCATGATCAGCAGGTTGGCGATCATGACGACGTCGACCAGCTTCAGCACGGCGAGCATCACGTACGTCTCGGTGGCGTGCCCGCTCACGCACATGAGGATTAACGTCCACAGCTCCTTGAAGAACTTGTAGACGTAGACGCCCTGCGCGGCCACGAGCCCGAAGTACAGCGGGGCCTGGAGCCAGCGGGTGGCGAACAGGGCGTATCCGAGCGTGGTGGTGGTGGGGTTCCGCACAGTCGGCCATTCTTCGGGGCCACGGCGGAAAACCTGAATTCACACCACACGTTGGAATGAAAAGGCATTAAGTACGACCGGCTGCGCAGATCACACCACCGGGCGCCGTCGATCAGGCACACTGGACGTTTGGCCGAGCCGTCCGAGCAGTCCGGCCGCAGAAAGGGTGCCGCGCGTGAATGGTCCGCTGATCGTCCAGTCCGACAAGACCCTGCTCCTGGAAGTCGACCACGAGCAGGCCGACGACTGCCGTCGGGCCATCGCCCCGTTCGCGGAGCTGGAGCGGGCGCCGGAGCACATCCACACCTACCGGGTGACCCCGCTGGGTCTGTGGAACGCGCGCGCGGCGGGCCATGACGCCGAGCAGGTCGTGGACGCGCTGGTGCAGTACAGCCGCTACCCGGTGCCGCACGCCCTGCTCGTCGACATCGCCGAGACGATGGACCGCTACGGCCGTCTCACCCTCTCCAAGCACCCGGCGCACGGCCTGGTCCTGACGACGACGGACCGTCCGGTGCTGGAGGAGGTCCTGAAGTCGAAGCGGATCGCGCCCCTGGTCGGCGCCCGCATCGACCCGGACACGGTCGCCGTGCACCCCTCCGAGCGCGGGCAGATCAAGCAGACCCTGCTGAAGCTGGGCTGGCCGGCCGAGGACCTCGCCGGGTACGTCGACGGCGAGGCGCACCCGATCGAGCTGGCCGAGGACGGCTGGGCGCTGAGGCCGTACCAGAAGCAGGCGGTGGAGAACTTCTGGCACGGCGGGTCGGGCGTCGTCGTCCTGCCCTGCGGCGCCGGGAAGACGCTGGTGGGCGCCGGGGCGATGGCGCAGGCCAAGTCCACGACGCTGATCCTCGTCACGAACACGGTCTCCGCCCGGCAGTGGAAGCACGAGCTGGTGCGGCGGACCTCGCTCACCGAGGACGAGATCGGCGAGTACAGCGGGACGCGCAAGGAGATCCGGCCTGTCACGATCGCCACGTACCAGGTGCTGACCACCAGGCGGAAGGGTGTCTACCCGCACCTGGAGCTGTTCGACTCGCGCGACTGGGGGCTGATCGTCTACGACGAGGTGCACCTGCTGCCCGCGCCGGTCTTCAAGTTCACCGCCGACCTCCAGGCGCGCCGGCGCCTCGGCCTGACCGCGACCCTGGTCCGTGAGGACGGCCGGGAGTCGGACGTGTTCTCCCTGATCGGGCCCAAGCGGTTCGACGCGCCCTGGAAGGAGATCGAGGCGCAGGGTTACATCGCGCCCGCCGACTGCGTCGAGGTCCGGGTCAATCTCACCGACTCCGAGCGGCTCGCGTACGCCACGGCCGAGGCGGAGGAGAAGTACCGCTTCTGCGCGACGACGGACACCAAGCGGAAGGTCACGGAGGCGATCGTCCGCCGCTTCGCCGGGCAGCAGATCCTGGTGATCGGCCAGTACATCGACCAGCTCGACGAACTGGGCGAGCACCTCGGGGCGCCCGTGATCAAGGGCGAGACGTCGAACGCGCAGCGGGAGAAGCTCTTCGACGCCTTCCGCGAGGGCGAGATCAGCGTGCTCGTGGTGTCCAAGGTCGCGAACTTCTCGATCGACCTGCCGGAGGCGACGGTCGCGATCCAGGTCTCGGGCACCTTCGGCTCCCGGCAGGAGGAGGCCCAGCGCCTCGGCCGGGTGCTGCGGCCCAAGTCGGACGGCCACCAGGCGCACTTCTACTCCGTCGTCGCCCGGGACACCATCGACCAGGACTTCGCCGCGCACCGGCAGCGCTTCCTGGCGGAGCAGGGGTACGCGTACCGGATCATGGACGCGGACGAGCTGCTGGCGGAGAGCTGACAGAGGCAGGACCGGTCACCGGTGGCGCCGGACCACGCCCACTTCTTCTTCGTACTGGCCGAGGATGATCACGTCGAAGGCGGCGCCCGCGAAGACCTTGACGGCGCGCAGGGCATCGCCGAGGCGGTGGCGATGGCTGCCGGACACGGCGGTGGCGCCGGGCGGGCGGCCCGGTGCCGGGGCGGGGTGGATGGTTGCTGCGCTCATGTCTCCATGGTGCGATTCGCCCCGTAAGACCCGCGTCGGTCTCGGGGCCGAACCTCACGGGGGGCCGCGTACGCCCCCGGGCTGACCCGTGCCCCTCAGGGAGGAGGGCGGCGTCCCCTAGGGGATGAGGAAAACCGTTCGCGCCCGCCGCCCCCGCTCCTCTAAGATCTCCGCTCTTGCCCGCCTCCCTCCACGGAGTGCCGCCGACCGGACGGAAACCGGCCGGCACGTCACCGCCATCTCCTCAGCTGGTTCCTTCCGGAGGCACCCCCGTGTCCACGCCCGTCGACGACCCCCTGTCCCGTGAGCGCTCCCACCTCGCCGCGTCCCGCTCCGCACTGCGGGCGATGCGCGAGGACGTCGAGGCCCTCGACATCAGCGACGTCACCGCGAACTGGGTCAACGCCGAAGTCCTCGCCCACCAGATCGACGAGCGCATCAAGGCCCTGGCCGACCTCAGCGACACCCCGCTGTTCTTCGGCCGGCTCGACTACCTGCACGCCCCCGGCGCCGAAGAAGCCGAGGGGGCCGAGGGGGAGCGCTTCTACATCGGGCGGCGGCATGTGCACGACGCCGACGGCGACCCCATGGTCATCGACTGGCGCGCACCGGTCTCGCAGCCGTTCTACCGGGCCTCGAAGAAGGACCCGATGGACATCGCGCTGCGCCGCCGCTTCGGCTACACGGGCGGCGACCTGACGGCGTACGAGGACGAGCACCTCTCCGATCCCGCGGAGGCCGCGCAGACCAGCAAGCTGCTCCAGCAGGAGATCGAGCGCCCCCGCGTCGGCCCCATGCGGGACATCGTCGCGACGATCCAGCCCGAGCAGGACGAGATCGTCCGGTCCGGTCTCTCCGGCACGGTGTGCGTGCAGGGCGGCCCGGGCACCGGGAAGACCGCCGTCGGCCTGCACCGGGTCGCCTACCTCCTCTACGCCCACCGCGAGCGCCTCGCCCGCACCGGCACGCTCGTCATCGGCCCGAACCGGTCCTTCCTGCACTACATCGAGCAAGTGCTGCCCGCGCTCGGCGAGTTGACCGTCCGGCAGGCCACGGTCGAGGACCTGGTGGCGCACGTCGAGATCAAGGGCACGGACGAGGCGACGGCCGCCGTCGTCAAGGGCGACGCCCGCATGGCGCGGGTGCTGCGCGGGGCCCTCTACTCCCACGTCACGATGCCCGCCGAGCCGGTCGTCGTCGTGCGCGGCTCCCGCCGCTGGCGCGTCCCGGCGTACGAACTCCAGGACATCGTCCGCGAGTTGCTCGACCGCGACATCCGCTACGGCGCCGCCCGCGAGGCCCTGCCGCAGCGCATCGCGCACGCGGTGCTGGTGCAGATGGAGCGCTCGGGCGAGGCGCCGGACGACCGGGTGCAGGACGCGGTGGCCCGCAACAGCGCGGTGAAGGCGGCGGTCAAGGCGGTCTGGCCGGCCGTCGACCCGGCGAAGCTGGTGCTGCGCCTGCTGTCGGACACGGACTTCCTCGCCGAGCACGCGGAGGGGATCCTCGACGAGGACGAGCAGAAGGCGATCCTCTGGGCGAAGCCGGCGCGCAGCGTGAAGTCGGCCAGGTGGTCGGCCGCCGACGCCGTACTGATCGACGAGGCCACCGACCTGATCCAGCGCACCCACTCCCTCGGGCACGTCGTCCTCGACGAGGCGCAGGACCTCTCCCCCATGCAGTACCGGGCGGTCGGCCGCCGCTGCACCACCGGCAGCGCGACGGTCCTCGGCGACCTGGCGCAGGGCACCACGCCGTGGGCCACCCGCAGTTGGCAGGAGGCGCTGGCCCACCTGGGCAAGCAGGACGCCGTGATCGAGGAGCTGACGGCGGGTTTCCGCGTCCCCACGGACGTCATCACCTACGCCTCACGCCTCCTGCCGCACATCGCCCCGGGCCTCACGCCGGTGGTGTCGATCCGGGAGAACCCGGGCCACTTCGAGGTCCGCGAGGCCTCCGGGACCGCCGACGTGGTCACCGCCTGCCGCGAGTCGCTGCGCCACGAGGGCTCGACGGGCCTGATCGCGGCGGACGCGCGGGTACCCGAGCTGGCCGAGGCCCTGACCGCGGCCGGGATCCCGTACCTCGGCCCCGGCGAGGAGACCACCCGGGACACCCGCCTGACCCTGGTCCCTGCGTCCCTGGCGAAGGGCCTGGAGTACGACTACGTGGTCCTGGACGAGCCCCAGGCGGTGGTCGACGGCGAACCGGACGAACGAACGGGCCTGCGGCGCCTGTACGTGGCCCTGACCCGAGCGGTGTCGGGGCTGACGGTGACGCACACGGCCCCACTGCCACCCCAACTGACGGCTTAGCGGCGGCTGCGACCGCCCAGCTGCGGACCGACCCGGCCCCGGCGCAAACGCCGAGCCCCCCCCTCAAGAACCGTCCACCGCGGCCCGCCACTCGGCCACCGCCTCCACCGACACCGGCTCCCCCCACCCCCGGGGCCGAGCCGCCCCGCCGATGTGGAACCCGTCGACCCCGGCCTTCCGCAGCACCGGCACGTGATCGAGCCGCAGCCCGCCCCCGACCAGCAACCGCTGCCCGTACCCCGGCTCCCCGGACCGCCCGGCTTCCGCGAGCAGTACGGGCAGCCCGCCGTCGACCCCGTCCGCCGACCCGGCCGTCAGGTACGTGTCGAGCCCCGGCATCCCGTCCAGCTGCCTGCGCAGGGCGGCCCGGTCGGCGGCCCGGTCGATGGCCCGGTGGAAGGTCCACGGGCAGCCGTCCAGCACCGAGATGACCCGCTCCACAGCCCTCAGATCCACCCCGCCACCGGCATCGAGGAACCCGAGCACGAACTCCTCGGCACCGGCCTCCCGCAGCTCACCGGCCACCCGCACCAGCCGCTCGACATCCCCCGCGGCGAACCCGTCGGCCAGCCGGATCATCACCCGCAGCGAGATGTCCACGGCACGGCGGATCCCGGCCACGGTGGCGGCCGGCGGGGTGAGCCCGTCGGCCGCCATGTCGGTGACCACTTCGAGGCGATCCGCGCCTCCCGCCTGCGCGGCGACCGCGTCCTCGACGCCGAGGGCGATCACCTCCAGGACTGCACGCTTGCTCATGGGGCCCCTTCGTCGGCACGGCGTCGGCGTTCACGACAGGTCTAGTCCAATCAAGACTACGCTGCCCACTCCCGCCGACTCCCAAGCACCCGGCCCGGGGCCCGGCCCCTCACCCGAAGAGGTTCAGCTCCCGGGCCTCCACCCCGGCCAGCTCGAACGCGGGCGCCCCGTCGACCGGCCGCCCCGTGCACAGCCGGATCAGCGTCGGACCGTCCCCGATGAAGCGCCCCGGGGGCCGCTCCCCGCCGCTCTCCCCCAGCCGCAGCGGCTCGTCCCGGTCGTCGAGGTCGGCGTGCAGCGGCACCCGCCCCCGCTCGCGGGTGATCCGGGCGAGCAGGTCGAGCGCGTCCGGCAGCCCGGCCCCGCCGTACGCCCCCGGCTCCCCGAAGGCCTCCCGCACGTCCCCGGCGTGCACCCACTCCCCCAGGGCGAGCCCGTCCAGCTTCCCGCCGGCCCGGGCGATCACCGCCCCGGCCTCGGTCATCCCGCGCTCCAGTTCGTCTACGACCTGCGCGTTGCTCCAGCCGTCCCGTTCGGCGATGTCCCGGTCGTTCGACTCGGGCGAGAACACACCCTCCTCGAACCGGTTCTCCACCACGCGCGTGAGCGCGGCCGAACAGTGCGCCAGCACCGACCGCACCGTCCAGCCCGGACACGCGGCGACCGGCAGCGCGAAGTCGTCGTCGGACCGGCCCCGCAGCAGCGGGATCAGCGCGTCACGCTCGATCGTGAGCAGCCTCCCGGGCTGCTCGGGGTCCCGTACGTCGTGCACATCAGCAGGAGTCGTCATACACCCCACGCTAGGTGGGATGCGGCGGTCGGCGGGAGAATGACCCCATGGCCGATCTCGACATCCTGCGCGCCCGCTTCGCCCGTGCCCTGGAAGCGGCCCGGGGACCGGCCGGCGGCCCGGACCCGGCGCCGTACGCCGACAACCTGCTCACCCGCTGGCAGGAACCGCAGCGGCACTACCACACGGTCGCCCACCTCGCGGCGGTCCTGGACCGCGTCGACGTGCTGGAGGAGTACGCGCGGGACCCGGACGTGGTCCGCCTGGCCGCCTGGTTCCACGACGCGGTCTACCTGCCCGACCGCTCCGAGAACGAGGAGCGTTCCGCCCGCCTCGCCGAACGCGCCCTCGCGGAAGCCGGCGTCCCGGCCGCGAAGACCGCCGAGGTGGCCCGCCTGGTCCGCCTCACCGTCGGCCACGACCCCGCCGACGACGACCCCGACGGCCAGGTGCTGTGCGACGCCGACCTGGCGATCCTGGCCTCGCCGCCGTCGCGGTACGCCGCCTACACCGCCGCCGTCCGCGAGGAGTACCACTTCGTCCCGAACGACGCCTTCCGCGCCGGGCGGGCCGCGGTCCTGCGGCAACTCCTCGGCCTGCCGAGGCTGTTCAGGACGCCGTACGGAGCGGCTGAGTGGGAGGCGACGGCCCGCTACAACCTGCGGTCGGAACTGGAACTGCTGGAGGATTCCCCCTCCGGCCCGCCCTCGGCGCCCTAGGGTTGGCCCCACCGCGTCACCGGGAGGGGAGCACGAATGGACGACACCAGCGAGCCCGAGGTCATCGAGCCGAGCCTGCCGTTCTGGGTCACCGTCACCGAGGAGGGCGACGACGACTCGATGGGCCTGTTCGGCGGCGGGGGCGGTGAACCGGCCCTGCGGTCCGTCCCGCTCGGCCCCCTGCGCAAGAACCTCACGGAGACCATCGACGCCCTCCAACAGCTGTTCGAGGACGCCGCCGCCCGGGGCGGCACCCTGCCGCTCGCCGAGGCCCAGCTGTCCTTCCAGGTCACCGCGAGCGGCGGCATCCAGCTCGTCGGCACCGGCCAGATGCAGGGCACCCGCGGCCTGACCCTCGTCTTCAGACGGCCCTGAGAACAGCGTTCATCACGGGACGCAACCGCCGCCCCGTGAACTAAAGTTGTCGGACGA
This genomic stretch from Streptomyces sp. Go-475 harbors:
- a CDS encoding maleylpyruvate isomerase family mycothiol-dependent enzyme, which translates into the protein MTTPADVHDVRDPEQPGRLLTIERDALIPLLRGRSDDDFALPVAACPGWTVRSVLAHCSAALTRVVENRFEEGVFSPESNDRDIAERDGWSNAQVVDELERGMTEAGAVIARAGGKLDGLALGEWVHAGDVREAFGEPGAYGGAGLPDALDLLARITRERGRVPLHADLDDRDEPLRLGESGGERPPGRFIGDGPTLIRLCTGRPVDGAPAFELAGVEARELNLFG
- a CDS encoding DNA repair helicase XPB, with product MNGPLIVQSDKTLLLEVDHEQADDCRRAIAPFAELERAPEHIHTYRVTPLGLWNARAAGHDAEQVVDALVQYSRYPVPHALLVDIAETMDRYGRLTLSKHPAHGLVLTTTDRPVLEEVLKSKRIAPLVGARIDPDTVAVHPSERGQIKQTLLKLGWPAEDLAGYVDGEAHPIELAEDGWALRPYQKQAVENFWHGGSGVVVLPCGAGKTLVGAGAMAQAKSTTLILVTNTVSARQWKHELVRRTSLTEDEIGEYSGTRKEIRPVTIATYQVLTTRRKGVYPHLELFDSRDWGLIVYDEVHLLPAPVFKFTADLQARRRLGLTATLVREDGRESDVFSLIGPKRFDAPWKEIEAQGYIAPADCVEVRVNLTDSERLAYATAEAEEKYRFCATTDTKRKVTEAIVRRFAGQQILVIGQYIDQLDELGEHLGAPVIKGETSNAQREKLFDAFREGEISVLVVSKVANFSIDLPEATVAIQVSGTFGSRQEEAQRLGRVLRPKSDGHQAHFYSVVARDTIDQDFAAHRQRFLAEQGYAYRIMDADELLAES
- a CDS encoding UvrD-helicase domain-containing protein; its protein translation is MSTPVDDPLSRERSHLAASRSALRAMREDVEALDISDVTANWVNAEVLAHQIDERIKALADLSDTPLFFGRLDYLHAPGAEEAEGAEGERFYIGRRHVHDADGDPMVIDWRAPVSQPFYRASKKDPMDIALRRRFGYTGGDLTAYEDEHLSDPAEAAQTSKLLQQEIERPRVGPMRDIVATIQPEQDEIVRSGLSGTVCVQGGPGTGKTAVGLHRVAYLLYAHRERLARTGTLVIGPNRSFLHYIEQVLPALGELTVRQATVEDLVAHVEIKGTDEATAAVVKGDARMARVLRGALYSHVTMPAEPVVVVRGSRRWRVPAYELQDIVRELLDRDIRYGAAREALPQRIAHAVLVQMERSGEAPDDRVQDAVARNSAVKAAVKAVWPAVDPAKLVLRLLSDTDFLAEHAEGILDEDEQKAILWAKPARSVKSARWSAADAVLIDEATDLIQRTHSLGHVVLDEAQDLSPMQYRAVGRRCTTGSATVLGDLAQGTTPWATRSWQEALAHLGKQDAVIEELTAGFRVPTDVITYASRLLPHIAPGLTPVVSIRENPGHFEVREASGTADVVTACRESLRHEGSTGLIAADARVPELAEALTAAGIPYLGPGEETTRDTRLTLVPASLAKGLEYDYVVLDEPQAVVDGEPDERTGLRRLYVALTRAVSGLTVTHTAPLPPQLTA
- a CDS encoding copper homeostasis protein CutC, giving the protein MSKRAVLEVIALGVEDAVAAQAGGADRLEVVTDMAADGLTPPAATVAGIRRAVDISLRVMIRLADGFAAGDVERLVRVAGELREAGAEEFVLGFLDAGGGVDLRAVERVISVLDGCPWTFHRAIDRAADRAALRRQLDGMPGLDTYLTAGSADGVDGGLPVLLAEAGRSGEPGYGQRLLVGGGLRLDHVPVLRKAGVDGFHIGGAARPRGWGEPVSVEAVAEWRAAVDGS